A single genomic interval of Helianthus annuus cultivar XRQ/B chromosome 6, HanXRQr2.0-SUNRISE, whole genome shotgun sequence harbors:
- the LOC110878163 gene encoding calcineurin B-like protein 4, whose translation MRGNWWDSSCVDIAAAGLGWFVIGLKGEALLGKNMHLDDFFHSFMNKHQVLDRKIEFCVFIRSKDLKFCSRLTVNFVVSVSEVEALYELFKKLSSSIINAGLIHKEEFQLALFRNRNRRNLFSDRIFDLFDLKCNGVIDFGEFLRSLGVFHPNDPVEDKIKFAFRVYDLRRTGFIEREELKEMVIALLHESDLVR comes from the exons ATGCGTGGAAACTGGTGGGACTCGAGTTGTGTTGACATTGCAGCCGCTGGTCTCGGTTGGTTTGTGATTGGACTAAAAGGAGAGGCTTTGCTTGGTAAAAACATGCATTTAGATGATTTTTTTCATTCTTTTATGAATAAACATCAAGTATTAGATAGAAAGATTGAATTTTGCGTTTTTATCAGATCGAAAGATCTTAAATTTTGCAGTCGATTAACCGTTAATTTTGTAGTCAGCGTGAGTGAAGTCGAGGCTTTATATGAGCTTTTCAAGAAGTTGAGTAGCTCCATCATCAATGCTGGTCTCATTCACAAG GAAGAATTCCAGCTTGCGCTTTTCAGAAACAGAAACAGGCGAAATCTATTTTCAGACAGG ATATTCGATCTGTTTGATCTGAAATGTAACGGAGTTATTGATTTTGGAGAGTTTCTTCGATCATTAGGCGTTTTTCATCCTAATGATCCAGTAGAAGATAAAATAAAAT TTGCTTTCAGGGTATATGATCTAAGACGTACCGGTTTTATCGAAAGAGAGGAG tTAAAAGAGATGGTGATAGCACTCTTACACGAGTCAGATTTGGTCCGATAA